One part of the Zymomonas mobilis subsp. pomaceae ATCC 29192 genome encodes these proteins:
- a CDS encoding tetratricopeptide repeat protein, producing MLEMILADLPHNSTDNKNALHAVSEQPHLEKAKCFCETHRRCIVGIVCLVVAILLVSGIGCWSYHRHKQAEIEKRGEALTNILAPIAQGGQVKDMAALDKLIASGDPIYASLGRFLKAGSLADKGDVKGASALYQTIIKDQAAGDILQAVATLHLSAIELDTLPPADVIKRLQPLMLPGSRWLGTAGEIQAAAYLKDNKPDQAVKVYQRIIAEPSVPEDIRERAKSLANSYADIVPAKAKQANSAPVTPAPAKK from the coding sequence ATGTTGGAGATGATTTTGGCTGACCTGCCGCACAACAGCACCGATAATAAAAATGCGTTGCATGCTGTTTCTGAACAGCCTCACCTAGAAAAGGCCAAGTGTTTCTGCGAAACCCATAGACGATGTATCGTTGGAATCGTTTGCCTTGTTGTAGCGATCCTTTTGGTTTCAGGCATCGGCTGTTGGTCGTATCATCGCCATAAACAAGCCGAGATAGAAAAGCGGGGCGAGGCTCTTACCAATATTCTGGCGCCTATTGCGCAAGGTGGCCAAGTAAAAGATATGGCGGCGCTGGATAAGCTTATCGCCTCTGGTGACCCAATATATGCCAGTCTTGGTCGCTTTTTAAAAGCGGGTAGCTTGGCCGATAAGGGGGATGTCAAAGGAGCTAGCGCTTTATATCAGACGATTATCAAGGATCAGGCTGCGGGTGATATTCTACAGGCCGTTGCAACCTTACATTTAAGTGCTATCGAACTTGATACGTTGCCGCCTGCTGATGTCATTAAACGTCTTCAACCTTTGATGTTGCCCGGTAGTCGGTGGCTAGGTACAGCAGGTGAAATACAGGCCGCCGCTTATCTAAAAGACAATAAGCCGGATCAGGCTGTAAAAGTATATCAGCGTATTATCGCCGAACCTTCTGTTCCAGAAGATATTCGTGAACGCGCTAAATCCCTTGCAAATTCTTATGCCGATATTGTTCCGGCCAAAGCGAAACAAGCGAATTCAGCTCCGGTTACACCGGCTCCTGCTAAAAAATAA
- a CDS encoding cell wall hydrolase: protein MSVLGHLFCKKWTKIVFPLAIAALPASHALAAALPLGATLANNMAIVTTQTANASVRYDNESVASHAHQALTKSVDYSDNDDQEASVSTDELEQQSEGTQTMCMAKVIYHEAANQSREGQIAIAQLILNRAERGGRFPQTVCGVTNQPGQFFDTTRYTPPRQDRRWQKAIEIAHDVLTGSSEDLTQGALFYHANSQAPNHFFKTRTRVRMLGSHIFYR from the coding sequence ATGTCCGTTTTAGGGCATTTATTTTGTAAAAAATGGACGAAAATTGTTTTTCCTTTGGCCATTGCAGCGCTTCCTGCAAGCCATGCATTAGCCGCAGCGCTCCCTTTAGGGGCAACACTTGCCAATAATATGGCTATTGTTACGACACAAACGGCGAATGCCTCTGTACGTTATGATAATGAATCTGTTGCCAGTCATGCGCATCAGGCTCTAACTAAATCGGTTGATTATTCCGATAATGACGATCAGGAAGCATCCGTCTCTACGGATGAGTTAGAACAGCAATCTGAAGGTACACAGACGATGTGCATGGCAAAAGTGATTTATCACGAAGCCGCTAATCAGTCTCGTGAAGGCCAAATCGCTATCGCTCAGCTTATTCTTAATCGGGCTGAAAGAGGCGGTCGTTTTCCACAAACCGTATGTGGCGTTACCAATCAGCCGGGTCAATTTTTCGATACCACGCGTTATACGCCGCCGCGGCAGGATCGTCGTTGGCAGAAAGCTATTGAAATAGCCCATGATGTACTGACAGGGAGCAGCGAAGACCTTACCCAGGGTGCTTTATTCTATCACGCTAATTCTCAGGCACCGAACCACTTTTTCAAAACACGCACCCGCGTTCGTATGCTTGGTAGCCACATTTTTTATCGCTAG
- a CDS encoding MBOAT family O-acyltransferase: MLFPTLTFGLFFLIVFFIACAFRGDNEWRKIALLIASWFFYGWWDWRFVALLILSALFNWAMAALLSHYEGKPRRRIMIVGVIGNVSILAFFKYYAFLLNQIAALCGVLGYAPHLPFMEIVLPVGVSFFTFQGMSYLVDVEKRKVPPAALGDILLLMSFFPHLVAGPIVRASELLPQFKSVPPFEKSKVSMALLLIIWGLFKKAVIASEISTQLVDPIFFDPSTHSRFELLAAAYGYAAQIYCDFSAYSDMAIGLAALLGYRFPVNFNQPYRATSLQDFWRRWHISLSTWLRDYVYIGWLGGNRRGAFRTYFNLFATMLIGGLWHGANMTFVIWGALHGGVLACERLWHTIKPKSWPNLPVWIQTIFTFHIVVIGWIFFRAESFTAAINYLKGIYEGSWQIGQVTPLMLFLILLGIVIHFTPHDGMKHFALRLKKWPAWSVGLVVAVLILIIDAMRYEGVAPFIYYQF, translated from the coding sequence ATGCTTTTTCCGACTTTGACCTTTGGCCTATTCTTTCTCATTGTCTTCTTTATCGCCTGTGCTTTCAGAGGAGATAATGAATGGCGTAAAATTGCATTATTGATTGCTAGTTGGTTTTTTTATGGTTGGTGGGATTGGCGTTTCGTTGCGCTTTTAATTTTATCAGCGTTATTTAATTGGGCTATGGCGGCGTTGCTTTCTCATTATGAAGGCAAACCCCGACGTAGAATTATGATTGTCGGGGTTATCGGCAATGTCTCCATTCTTGCCTTTTTCAAATATTACGCCTTTTTATTGAATCAGATAGCGGCGCTTTGTGGTGTATTGGGATACGCACCCCATCTTCCCTTTATGGAGATTGTTCTGCCGGTGGGGGTAAGTTTCTTTACCTTTCAGGGGATGTCCTATCTAGTAGATGTCGAAAAACGAAAAGTCCCCCCCGCGGCATTAGGGGATATTTTACTATTAATGTCCTTTTTCCCCCATCTGGTGGCAGGGCCTATCGTTCGGGCTTCAGAATTACTGCCTCAATTTAAATCAGTGCCCCCTTTTGAAAAATCAAAAGTCAGTATGGCCTTATTACTGATTATTTGGGGATTGTTTAAAAAAGCCGTTATCGCTTCTGAAATTTCCACCCAATTAGTTGATCCTATTTTTTTTGATCCTTCTACCCATTCCCGTTTTGAATTGTTGGCGGCAGCTTATGGCTATGCAGCTCAGATTTATTGCGATTTTTCAGCCTATAGCGATATGGCTATAGGGCTGGCCGCCTTGTTAGGATACCGCTTCCCCGTCAATTTTAATCAGCCTTATCGGGCAACCTCTTTACAGGATTTTTGGCGGCGCTGGCATATTAGCCTTTCAACATGGCTACGCGATTATGTCTATATTGGCTGGCTGGGTGGTAATCGTAGGGGCGCTTTTCGAACCTATTTCAATCTTTTTGCAACCATGCTTATTGGTGGATTGTGGCATGGAGCAAATATGACTTTTGTCATTTGGGGTGCTCTCCATGGCGGCGTCTTGGCCTGTGAACGTCTATGGCATACGATAAAGCCTAAAAGCTGGCCAAATTTACCTGTCTGGATACAAACTATATTTACGTTTCATATTGTTGTTATTGGTTGGATATTTTTTCGTGCAGAAAGCTTTACGGCCGCTATTAATTATTTGAAGGGCATCTACGAAGGCTCATGGCAGATAGGGCAGGTAACCCCTTTGATGCTGTTCCTTATTCTTTTAGGTATTGTTATCCACTTTACACCGCATGATGGCATGAAGCATTTTGCACTTCGATTGAAAAAATGGCCGGCATGGTCGGTTGGTCTAGTGGTTGCCGTTTTAATCCTGATAATTGACGCCATGCGCTATGAAGGCGTGGCACCCTTTATTTATTATCAGTTCTAA
- a CDS encoding lipase, translated as MKSFTFLKLTAFLTTVLVSVSPVALASSNAATTMGTPVLEVPFTPPETPAALKDGAALAPFFSKLEAYRRGNGVKPLHILQIGDSHTAGDSISGAWRFILQDRYGSGGRGVLAPGIPYKGYIAHGVHVSMSDGWNIGSIFGSHYSSDIPPVGVSGFNLTSHKNGAQISLDSGVQESFDRFMVCGLAQPGAGVAVISMGGQFQRVDFNSSWLHPQCVTLTSDMPQVHADVVAADGPITLTSWASFRDNGGIALSNLGVVGSQLIHLQRSSDQVVSAELKVYHPDLIVLAFGTNEGFAPFFDPTAFEAVLRAQVSRLRRLSGDVPILMLGAPDASSRRDEMLHNAPGSAPPMCAEPILTDNSAITASLNANALSHPAQSKGVEGVMNALHTQGVLGQNDGNGPDISQPPGEGSPSSNNLPTIQSSNVIWKITAHPLFPPAGLAAVRNVQRRVANQLGIAFWDWHARMGGDCSAVRWGKASPSLMRHDYVHYTLLGGQIIANRLDNDIKNAMAQPAAR; from the coding sequence GTGAAAAGCTTTACCTTTCTAAAATTGACAGCTTTTCTAACAACGGTTTTGGTTAGTGTGTCGCCGGTGGCATTGGCTTCTTCTAATGCTGCGACAACAATGGGAACCCCAGTATTAGAGGTTCCCTTTACACCCCCAGAAACGCCCGCTGCACTAAAAGATGGGGCAGCGCTGGCACCTTTTTTTTCAAAACTAGAAGCGTATCGCCGAGGTAATGGGGTAAAACCGCTTCATATTTTGCAAATTGGCGATAGCCATACAGCCGGAGATTCTATTTCTGGTGCATGGCGGTTTATTCTTCAGGATCGCTATGGTTCCGGTGGAAGGGGGGTATTGGCCCCAGGGATTCCTTATAAAGGCTATATTGCCCATGGAGTCCATGTTTCTATGTCTGATGGCTGGAATATTGGTTCTATTTTCGGTTCCCATTACAGCAGTGATATTCCCCCTGTCGGCGTCAGCGGTTTTAATTTAACTTCCCATAAAAATGGTGCGCAGATTTCTTTGGATAGTGGCGTTCAAGAATCCTTTGATCGCTTTATGGTTTGTGGGTTAGCCCAACCTGGGGCAGGGGTAGCTGTCATTTCTATGGGCGGACAATTTCAACGGGTGGACTTTAACAGTAGTTGGTTACATCCCCAATGTGTTACGCTTACCAGCGATATGCCGCAGGTTCATGCCGATGTGGTTGCGGCAGATGGTCCCATCACTTTAACTTCATGGGCGAGTTTTCGCGATAATGGGGGTATTGCTTTATCTAATTTAGGGGTTGTCGGCTCGCAACTTATTCATCTGCAAAGAAGCAGTGATCAGGTGGTTTCTGCTGAACTTAAAGTTTATCATCCCGATCTTATCGTTTTGGCTTTTGGGACGAATGAAGGGTTTGCACCTTTTTTTGATCCTACCGCTTTTGAAGCTGTTTTGCGGGCACAGGTTAGTCGGTTACGTCGGCTTTCGGGAGATGTACCTATTTTGATGTTGGGGGCACCGGATGCTTCCAGCCGCCGTGACGAGATGCTTCATAATGCGCCGGGCAGTGCGCCCCCTATGTGTGCTGAACCCATTTTAACAGATAATTCGGCTATCACCGCGTCTTTAAATGCGAATGCACTGTCGCATCCTGCCCAATCAAAAGGGGTGGAGGGGGTTATGAACGCGCTCCATACTCAAGGTGTTTTGGGGCAGAATGATGGAAACGGGCCGGATATTTCGCAGCCCCCCGGAGAAGGTTCACCCTCTTCTAATAATTTACCGACGATACAAAGCTCTAATGTAATTTGGAAAATTACAGCGCATCCACTATTCCCGCCTGCGGGACTGGCTGCTGTTCGAAATGTGCAACGTCGTGTCGCTAATCAATTAGGTATTGCTTTTTGGGATTGGCATGCGCGTATGGGCGGGGATTGTTCTGCTGTCCGCTGGGGGAAAGCCTCCCCTTCTTTAATGCGTCATGATTATGTTCACTATACGTTACTAGGTGGACAAATTATCGCAAATCGGCTGGATAACGACATAAAAAACGCTATGGCTCAGCCAGCAGCACGATAG
- a CDS encoding SGNH family hydrolase, translated as MKSARFLADRAVVLLLGVAVGVAIGYAFGLTGKSEEQSVSNTTSIAPAITTSTSNEISNTTISGSTVTANETFVPQTGPQKDLVQNEAYKPSIPMQSSLPPAPSGATLAKKLAQGEALRVGVFGDSYGDGLWSALYRLLPAKEGFRVLKFSQQSTGFTRYQSQNVEEKAKSDLATQPIDIAIICFGANDVQGVLVGHHAAPLLSAEWRQVIGDRIENFVAMLKQKGIAVYWVGLPVMRKPAFDADISNMNNFYAAEMAKLNVPFIETRSLTVDGQGQYAPYLLDGAGDGPKKMTLMRANDGVHMSMTGYIRLSRGLASQIKHFADQNRPKSDNEMASQMSPVSSPNNGKESNR; from the coding sequence ATGAAGTCAGCGCGTTTTTTAGCTGATCGGGCGGTCGTTTTATTGCTGGGTGTCGCTGTCGGTGTGGCAATAGGCTATGCTTTTGGTTTAACAGGAAAATCGGAAGAACAGTCTGTATCTAATACAACTTCTATTGCGCCCGCTATCACGACTTCAACATCGAATGAGATCAGCAATACAACAATTTCGGGTAGTACGGTTACGGCTAATGAAACCTTTGTCCCACAAACAGGGCCTCAGAAAGATTTAGTTCAGAATGAAGCCTATAAACCTTCTATTCCGATGCAATCATCCTTACCCCCTGCACCTTCAGGGGCAACATTAGCCAAAAAGCTGGCTCAAGGTGAGGCTTTACGGGTTGGTGTCTTTGGGGATAGTTATGGGGATGGGCTATGGTCTGCGCTTTATCGCTTGTTGCCCGCTAAAGAAGGGTTTCGAGTCTTAAAATTCAGCCAGCAATCAACGGGCTTTACACGTTATCAAAGCCAGAATGTTGAAGAAAAGGCTAAATCAGATTTAGCGACACAGCCCATTGATATCGCCATTATTTGTTTTGGCGCTAATGATGTTCAAGGCGTTTTAGTAGGACATCATGCTGCACCCCTTTTAAGTGCAGAATGGCGACAGGTTATTGGCGATCGCATAGAAAATTTTGTGGCGATGCTGAAACAGAAAGGTATCGCGGTCTATTGGGTCGGATTGCCTGTTATGCGAAAACCGGCTTTTGATGCCGACATCAGTAATATGAACAATTTTTATGCTGCTGAAATGGCCAAATTGAATGTACCTTTTATTGAAACACGTTCGTTAACCGTCGATGGACAAGGGCAATATGCCCCTTATCTTTTAGATGGAGCAGGGGACGGCCCGAAAAAAATGACACTGATGCGGGCGAATGATGGAGTGCATATGTCAATGACAGGGTATATAAGATTAAGCCGTGGGCTGGCCTCGCAAATAAAACATTTTGCAGATCAGAACCGACCAAAATCTGACAATGAAATGGCCTCACAAATGTCCCCTGTTTCTAGTCCAAATAATGGAAAAGAAAGCAACCGGTGA
- a CDS encoding ribonucleotide-diphosphate reductase subunit beta codes for MSLLKASPVYKPFEYPWAFEFWQRQQQVHWLPEEVPLGEDCRDWAQKLSNHERNLLTQIFRFFTQADVEVQDCYFDKYSRIFRPTEIKMMLTAFSNMETVHIAAYSHLLDTIGMPEAEYSAFLQYKEMKDKHDYLSTFDVGSDEDIARTLAMMGGFTEGLQLFASFAMLMNFPRFNKMKGMGQIVSWSVRDESLHCEGIIRLFHTFCQERQCLTKAVKEDILDICQKTVRIEDAFIDLVFEMGPVEGMTPKEIKKYIRYIADWRLNQLGLSPIYMIEEHPLPWLTPLLNGVEHANFFETRSTEYSKAATKGDWQEVWDAFDRRRDTHSTVIEQPETTNEKGLFSA; via the coding sequence ATGTCTCTGCTTAAGGCATCTCCTGTTTATAAGCCTTTTGAATATCCGTGGGCTTTTGAATTCTGGCAGCGTCAGCAGCAGGTTCATTGGCTTCCCGAGGAAGTCCCCTTAGGGGAAGATTGTCGCGACTGGGCCCAAAAGCTTAGTAACCATGAGCGCAATCTTCTGACACAGATATTCCGCTTTTTTACACAAGCTGATGTTGAAGTTCAGGACTGCTATTTCGATAAATATAGCCGCATTTTTCGGCCCACTGAAATTAAAATGATGCTGACCGCTTTTAGCAATATGGAAACGGTACATATCGCGGCTTATTCTCATTTATTGGATACAATTGGGATGCCAGAAGCCGAGTATTCTGCATTCCTTCAGTATAAAGAAATGAAGGATAAACATGATTATCTCTCTACCTTTGATGTCGGTAGTGATGAGGATATTGCCCGTACTCTTGCCATGATGGGCGGTTTTACAGAAGGCTTACAGCTATTTGCTAGCTTTGCTATGTTGATGAATTTCCCACGCTTTAATAAAATGAAAGGCATGGGACAGATTGTATCATGGAGTGTCCGTGATGAATCCCTGCATTGCGAAGGGATTATCCGCTTATTCCACACCTTTTGTCAGGAAAGGCAATGCCTCACAAAAGCAGTTAAAGAAGATATTCTCGACATCTGTCAAAAAACGGTCAGAATTGAAGACGCCTTTATTGATTTGGTTTTTGAAATGGGGCCAGTTGAAGGCATGACCCCGAAAGAAATCAAAAAATATATTCGTTATATAGCGGATTGGCGTTTGAATCAGTTAGGACTTTCCCCAATTTATATGATTGAAGAGCATCCTTTACCTTGGCTGACGCCGCTCCTTAATGGTGTAGAACACGCCAATTTTTTTGAAACCCGCTCAACCGAATATTCAAAGGCCGCGACAAAAGGTGATTGGCAAGAAGTATGGGATGCCTTTGATCGTCGTCGGGATACTCATAGTACAGTTATCGAACAA